A single region of the Deefgea piscis genome encodes:
- a CDS encoding head decoration protein, with protein MFAQNKTEGVFTPDNLMAGSEDDVVVVKRTIASGQNLKRGAVIGKITASGKFMLSASASSDGSQVPDAILQQDVDASGGDKEALIYLRGDFNASALTLGVGHSVASIFDGLRAKSIFIL; from the coding sequence CAAAACTGAAGGCGTTTTTACGCCAGACAATCTGATGGCGGGATCAGAAGACGATGTCGTGGTGGTGAAGCGCACCATTGCATCGGGGCAAAACTTAAAGCGTGGTGCCGTGATCGGCAAGATCACCGCCAGCGGCAAATTTATGCTGTCGGCCAGCGCCTCTTCGGATGGCTCACAAGTGCCGGATGCCATCTTGCAGCAAGACGTTGATGCCAGCGGTGGTGATAAAGAAGCGCTGATTTATTTGCGCGGTGATTTCAATGCCAGCGCGTTGACGTTGGGTGTCGGGCATAGCGTGGCATCGATTTTCGATGGTCTGCGCGCTAAAAGCATTTTCATTCTTTAA